From the Nocardiopsis changdeensis genome, one window contains:
- a CDS encoding NAD-dependent epimerase/dehydratase family protein, with the protein MTHWGRTVVTGGAGFLGGHLCERLLEQGAEVVCLDNFATGRPGNVEHLFGHPRFRLREADLVRPVEAEGPVDTVFHLASAASPPDYLRLPVETLEAGSLGTRNALALAEEGGARFVLASTSEVYGDPLEYPQRETYWGNVNPVGPRSVYDEAKRYAESLVMAHGRARGADVGIARIFNSYGPRMRADDGRLVPTFVNQALEGRPLTVAGDGQQTRSLCYVDDTVRGLMALGARRGVRGPVNIGSDEELSVISLVGLVASLTGTRSGVVFVERPEDDPRFRRPDIRLARELLGWEPRTRVREGMRRTIDHFVELRNRSGRAVASNP; encoded by the coding sequence GTGACGCACTGGGGGAGGACGGTGGTGACCGGCGGGGCGGGGTTCCTCGGCGGGCACCTGTGCGAACGGCTGCTGGAACAGGGGGCGGAGGTGGTGTGCCTGGACAACTTCGCGACCGGGCGCCCGGGCAACGTGGAGCACCTGTTCGGGCACCCCCGCTTCCGGCTGAGGGAGGCCGACCTCGTCCGGCCGGTCGAGGCCGAGGGGCCGGTGGACACCGTGTTCCACCTGGCATCGGCGGCCTCGCCGCCCGACTACCTGCGCCTGCCGGTGGAGACGCTGGAGGCGGGCAGCCTGGGCACCCGCAACGCCCTGGCGCTGGCGGAGGAGGGCGGGGCCCGGTTCGTCCTGGCCTCCACCAGCGAGGTGTACGGCGACCCGCTGGAGTACCCGCAGCGGGAGACGTACTGGGGCAACGTGAACCCGGTCGGGCCCCGCAGCGTGTACGACGAGGCCAAGAGGTACGCGGAGTCGCTGGTCATGGCCCACGGCCGGGCCCGGGGGGCCGACGTGGGGATCGCGCGCATCTTCAACAGCTACGGCCCGCGGATGAGGGCCGACGACGGGCGGCTGGTGCCCACCTTCGTCAACCAGGCGCTGGAGGGCAGGCCGCTGACCGTCGCCGGGGACGGTCAGCAGACGCGGTCGCTGTGCTACGTGGACGACACCGTCCGCGGGCTCATGGCGCTGGGCGCCCGCCGCGGGGTGCGCGGGCCGGTCAACATCGGCAGCGACGAGGAGCTGAGCGTGATCTCGCTCGTGGGGCTGGTGGCCTCCCTGACCGGGACGCGGTCGGGGGTCGTGTTCGTCGAACGCCCCGAGGACGACCCGCGGTTCCGCCGGCCCGACATCCGGCTCGCCCGGGAGCTCCTGGGGTGGGAGCCCAGGACGCGGGTGCGCGAGGGGATGCGGCGCACCATCGACCACTTCGTGGAGCTGCGGAACCGCTCGGGGAGGGCGGTCGCGTCGAACCCGTGA
- a CDS encoding D-sedoheptulose-7-phosphate isomerase, with protein MHGHLRSLAAALELTDAGRVEEWGVLAAGRLGAGHRLFGCGNGGSAAEAQHLTAELTGRFEGEREPLSAIALHAETSSVTAIANDYGYRRVYERQLRAHARSGDLLVCMSTSGSSANVLAAAEAARELGVLCWSLTGPGPTVLESLSDETVAVPAPDTSTVQEVHLALVHVFCSGVERGLRERAASVPPPREAAAARERGTA; from the coding sequence ATGCACGGCCACCTGCGGTCCCTGGCGGCGGCGCTGGAGCTGACCGACGCCGGGCGCGTGGAGGAGTGGGGCGTCCTGGCGGCCGGCAGGCTCGGTGCGGGGCACCGCCTGTTCGGCTGCGGCAACGGGGGCAGCGCCGCCGAGGCCCAGCACCTGACGGCGGAGCTGACCGGGCGCTTCGAGGGGGAGCGGGAGCCGCTGTCGGCGATCGCCCTGCACGCGGAGACCTCCAGCGTGACCGCCATCGCCAACGACTACGGCTACCGGCGGGTGTACGAGCGCCAGCTGCGCGCCCACGCCCGCAGCGGGGACCTGCTGGTGTGCATGTCCACCAGCGGGAGCAGCGCCAACGTGCTGGCCGCCGCGGAGGCGGCCCGGGAGCTGGGGGTGCTGTGCTGGTCGCTGACCGGGCCCGGCCCCACGGTGCTGGAATCGCTCAGCGACGAGACCGTGGCGGTGCCCGCACCCGACACGTCCACGGTGCAGGAGGTGCACCTGGCCCTGGTGCACGTGTTCTGTTCGGGGGTGGAGCGGGGGCTGAGGGAGCGTGCGGCGTCGGTGCCCCCGCCGCGGGAGGCGGCGGCCGCACGGGAGAGGGGGACGGCGTGA